AGCCGTTCGACTATCTCGGTGTCACCTACCGCTGCCGGGCATCTGCCGGCGAGTTCCTCATCCTGTTCAACATCGCCGGAGCAGGCGGGCCGGGCATTCCGGCGGACTACCATTCCAACGGGCGGGCCAAGGCGGTCCAGCACCTGCTGAATTCGCTCGCGATCGCTGTCGACGAGTATCGCGAGATGGGTTACCCGCTGCCGGTGCGCGACGGCAAGCCGTGGGTGTTGGTCTACGGCGTTGACGAGATCCCTGTCGTCGGCGGCCTCGGGTTGGAGATTGACGCGCCTTTCGTGTTGCCGTTCGGGCTCAATCAGCAGGCCACCATGCTGGTGCCCAACGGGCAGGACGACTGGGATTACCTGCCCCGGCATGAGCTGTTCCACGTCATGCAGTACCAGTACTGGGACAAGTCTGACGTCAGCCTCGATTTCCTTGCCACCTTGGTGCGCGGTGAGGAGTTCGGTTCAATGAACTGGTGGATGGAGGCCACCGCCGAGTGGGCCGCCCACCAGACCTACGCCCGCGAGCCGTACGTGCCCATCCCCGGCGAGGAGAAGCTGTATGCGCGCAACGTCTACGACGTGCTCAGCAAACCAGGGTCGGCGCTCAACTCGTGGGGCGGCCTGGCAGAGGGCCCGCAGTACGGCGCATTCCTGCTACCCACGTACCTTACCGAGCAGATCGACCCGGTCTTCGTGCGGCGGACCTGGGAAAGCATCCGGGACCACGACCATCTGCCGATCGAGGCGATCCGGCACGCCGCGCAGGGCTACGGCCTGAACTTCAAGGACATGCTGCTGGGCTACCACATCGCCAACTATCGGCTGGCCAAGGCGAACGCCGCCCCCGCCCCGACGGTGGACGCGTGGCGCAGCTACGGCTACACGGATTCCGACACGAAACTGTGGCGTGACAACATCTCCTCCCTGAGTGGGACGAGCGGCGACGTTCTTGGCGGCGCGAGGCCGGCCCGCAAGAGTCACTCGACACCCGCTGGCATGCACGTGGAGTACCAGGACATCCTGCGTAAGGGCGGCGCCGTCTACCATGATTTCCGGGCCGTTCAGAATTCTGGCGACCCGGGCTGCGGGTACTGCTCGACGCTGCTGATCGACACGGGCAAGGATGCCAACCGCAGCTCCGCGGTGGTCATCTGGTCGCCGGCTGGCAGCGCTGGCACGCAGGTGAAGTACCCGAGCATCCAGACGGTGCGCTACCCCGACGCCGGCGGTCTGATCACCGTGGCGGACTTCGCGTACCCCATGGTCGCCACCCTGGTGACGACCTGGACCGAGCTGGACATCCACTCCGCCGACGCGGACAGCAGCCCGAAGACGTTCAGCACCTACGTGGAGACCACACTGCCGCTCACAGGCCGCTCGTGCGTCCTGCGGCCGCTGTCGGTGAACAGCGTGGAGACCACCGTCGAGCCGGAGGGCACATTCAACCGGTACGCGGCCAGCACGCCGGACGGCTGGACCGGCGGCGACTCCACGTACTCGGTGAAGCTGCCCGACGGGCGGATCGTCTGGCTGTTCTCCGACACCTGGATGGGGCCGCTCAACGGCGACGGCACCAGACCAGTGAGCGCACCGCTGGTGAACAACACGTTCGTGGTGCAGAACGGCGGCAGCCTGACCACGTATCAGGGCGGCACCGCCGGGGCACCCCGGGCGTTGATGCCTCCGTCCGGACCCGGCAAGTGGTACTGGGTCGGCGACGGCCACGTCTCCGGCGGTCAGCTGCAGGTGGTGTACCAGGAGTACGAGCGCTTCGGGTCCGGCGCCTGGGACTGGCGATTCAACCGCAACGTGGTGGCGAACTTCGCCCTGTCCAACCTACGAGCCCCGGTCAGCGTCCGACAGCTGCCCTCGGCCAGCGGCGTCGCCTGGGGATCGGGGCTGCTGCCGGCCAGCCGCAGCGGCGACGGCTACACCTACGTCTACGGCGTGGACGACTCCCCGATCAACAAGCAGATGCGCATCGCCCGGGTGTACGGAAGCGACCTTGCCAGCGGCACCTGGCAGTACCACACGCCGTGGGGCTGGACGTTCCGAGAGCAGAACTCTCGCAACCTGCTGACCGGCATCGCCAACGAATACAGCGTCACCCCCTGGGGCGGGCAGTTCCTCCTGCTCAGCCAGGACAGCACCCTGGCGTTCAGCGGTCAGATCAACGCGTGGACGTCCTGCTCACCGTACGGTCCCTTCACCGACAAAACCCCGGTCTACCGGATGCCCGAACCCGGTCCGTACGGCAGCTACTGGAATCCGAACGTCATCTCGTACAACGCCCACGTGCACGCGGCACTCAGCTCCGGCGACACGTTCATCGCCTCGTACAACGTCAACAGCATGGACACCCGTATCTCCCCCGACGCGGACCACTACCGCGACCCGGGCATCTACCGCCCCCGCTTCTTCCGCTTCACCCTCGGTTGAGCGCTCCTGTGGATTCAAGCGCGACGGCGGTGAGCCTCGGCGAGGCACTTCTCGTAGCTCGCTCCGGATGTCTGGTGCCTCATTCCGTTCGAGGCCGCGCGCACCTCGCCGGAAACAGCGGTGCGGGCCTGGCCAGGGCTCAGTCGAGCAGATAGCTGGCAGGGACCGCGTTGGTGAGCCAGACACCGTTGGCGCTGCGGTGGAACACGTGCCCGTCGGCGGCCATCGCCGCCGCGTCGATGGTGAGGATCACGACCCGACCGGCGCGTCGGGCGCCGACCCGGTGGGCGGTCTCGGTTTCGGCGGAGAGATGGACGTGGTGCCGGCCGCCGCGGTGCAGGCCGGCGGCCCGGATCGACTCCAGCGCGCCGGCGCTGGTGCCGTGATAGAGCCGGTCCGGTGGGGTGACCGGGGGCAGCCCGAGGTCCACCGGGACTGAGTGGCCCTGGTTGGCCCGGATCCGCAGCACCCCGTCGGCGCCGCGCTCGACAGCGAACCGCTGCTTGTCGTTGCCGGCGACGACCGCGTCCAGCTCGGCCCGCTCGATCCGTAGGGCGGCGAGCAGAGCGTCGACGGGAGTCCAACCGGCGGGATCGAGCACCAGGCCGGCCCGCTCGGGATCGTGCCGGAGTGCCTTCGACATCCGTTTGCTCAACTTCACCAGGCGCTCGCGTTCCACGCTGGCATTGTGGTCGATCCGCGTCACTCGAATCGAGAGGTTTTCCGGCGACACCGATCCCGGGTCTTTTCTCCGGTGGGCCTGTCGGGTACGAACCGCCGGCTCCAACCTGTCCACTGCGGAGGCGGGTCACCCCGAAGATCGTCGCGTACCGGACCCTCAAGGAGGCCGGCTTCGGTGCCCGGGGAATCGGCAGGAACCTGGCCGAGGCGAGGGGGCTCAGACCCGGGTGATCCGCACCGCGTCGGCGACCACGAGTCCGGTGCCGCTGGTCCAGCGACTCACGCCGACCTTGTTGCCCGTGCCCGCAGCCAGGGTGAACACGCCGATCGAGACCCACCTACCGCCGTTGGCCCGCTGATTGACGGAGACGGACCTGCTGCCTGTGGTGGTCTCCACAAGGTATGGCGTCTGGTTGTTGTAGCCCGCGTCGGCCGGGTACCAGACTGAGATCTCATAGCTTCCGGTCGCCGGGATGGTCGACCGGAACCAGGCGACGTCGCTGGACGACACCGGACTGGTAAACCGGTAGTCGGTGCCGAACCGTTGGCTGGAGTAGGCCGACGTGCCCCATGCAGTGCTCGCGGTGAACCCGCCCGAGGCGCTGTTGTCGATGGTCGTGGTCCACTGCTGCGGCGGCGGGGTCTGCGTAACCCTCACGTCGAGGTAGTTGCGGTCGA
This portion of the Micromonospora zamorensis genome encodes:
- a CDS encoding RNA 2'-phosphotransferase; translated protein: MERERLVKLSKRMSKALRHDPERAGLVLDPAGWTPVDALLAALRIERAELDAVVAGNDKQRFAVERGADGVLRIRANQGHSVPVDLGLPPVTPPDRLYHGTSAGALESIRAAGLHRGGRHHVHLSAETETAHRVGARRAGRVVILTIDAAAMAADGHVFHRSANGVWLTNAVPASYLLD